The proteins below are encoded in one region of Sporosarcina sp. FSL K6-1508:
- a CDS encoding DUF896 domain-containing protein: MLSADKIKRINELSKKSKTAGLSIEEAKEQTQLRKEYLETFRSSMRDTIENVKVVDPEGNDVTPDKVKDARNGKYLN; this comes from the coding sequence ATGCTATCAGCTGATAAAATCAAACGAATTAATGAACTTTCAAAAAAATCGAAGACGGCGGGTCTATCTATCGAAGAGGCAAAAGAACAGACCCAATTACGGAAAGAGTATCTTGAGACATTCCGCTCATCAATGCGAGACACGATTGAGAATGTTAAAGTGGTTGATCCTGAAGGCAATGATGTGACACCAGACAAAGTGAAAGACGCCCGTAACGGTAAATACCTAAACTGA
- the glpK gene encoding glycerol kinase GlpK, whose protein sequence is MGKYILAIDQGTTSTRAILFDRQGDIVHSSQREFKQIYPKPGWVEHNASEIWGSVLSVIASVLTESGNQPEDIDSIGITNQRETTVVWDKETGQPVYNAIVWQSRQSQGIVDALAEAGHEKMIQDKTGLKLDPYFSASKVKWILDNVEGTRERAEKGQLLFGTMDTFLIWKLSDGAVHVTDYSNASRTMLYNIGELQWDTELCELMQVPDTMLPEVRSSSEIYTTTAKSIFFGAEIPIAGAAGDQQCALFGQACFHKGMAKNTYGTGCFMLLNTGDKMVRSENGLLTTIAWGLEGKVTYALEGSVFVAGSAIQWLRDGLRMIQKAAETEAYATRVTSSDGVYVVPAFVGLGTPYWDSDARGAVFGLTRGTEKEHFIRATVEALAYQSKDVLLTMEKDAGMDIGILRADGGAVANAFLMQFQSDLLQADVELSKYHETTALGAAYLAGMATGFFGTLEDVESLWTKDKTYSPLMPEEERDRLYTGWQKAVEATRIFKR, encoded by the coding sequence ATGGGGAAATATATACTTGCAATTGATCAAGGTACCACCAGTACACGGGCAATTCTTTTTGATCGGCAAGGGGATATTGTTCATTCATCTCAACGGGAATTTAAACAGATCTATCCGAAGCCAGGCTGGGTTGAGCATAATGCCAGTGAAATCTGGGGATCTGTCTTGTCCGTTATCGCTTCTGTTTTGACGGAAAGTGGCAACCAGCCCGAGGACATTGACAGTATTGGAATTACCAATCAAAGAGAAACAACCGTCGTGTGGGATAAAGAGACGGGTCAGCCAGTGTATAACGCAATCGTCTGGCAATCCAGGCAATCGCAGGGAATTGTCGATGCATTGGCGGAAGCCGGACATGAAAAGATGATTCAGGATAAAACGGGACTGAAATTGGATCCCTATTTTTCGGCTTCAAAAGTAAAATGGATTCTCGATAATGTGGAAGGGACAAGGGAACGAGCTGAAAAAGGCCAATTATTATTTGGCACAATGGATACCTTTCTCATCTGGAAGCTATCAGATGGAGCTGTCCACGTAACGGATTATTCAAATGCATCAAGGACCATGCTCTACAATATCGGTGAACTGCAATGGGATACTGAATTGTGTGAGCTGATGCAAGTGCCCGACACGATGCTTCCTGAAGTCCGCTCATCTTCCGAAATCTACACAACAACAGCTAAGTCTATATTTTTTGGTGCCGAAATCCCCATTGCCGGCGCTGCAGGTGATCAGCAATGCGCGCTTTTCGGTCAAGCATGTTTCCATAAAGGTATGGCAAAAAATACGTATGGAACCGGCTGTTTCATGTTGCTTAATACGGGTGACAAGATGGTGCGGTCCGAAAATGGTTTATTAACAACGATTGCTTGGGGGCTTGAAGGGAAAGTGACATATGCGCTTGAAGGCAGCGTGTTTGTCGCTGGTTCGGCTATCCAATGGCTCCGGGACGGTTTGCGGATGATTCAGAAAGCTGCGGAAACGGAAGCGTACGCAACCCGTGTAACGTCCTCCGATGGCGTATATGTTGTTCCTGCATTTGTAGGACTCGGAACGCCCTATTGGGATTCTGATGCACGCGGAGCCGTCTTCGGTTTGACGCGCGGCACGGAGAAAGAACATTTCATACGGGCAACCGTAGAAGCACTTGCTTACCAGTCAAAAGATGTCTTGCTTACAATGGAAAAGGATGCCGGAATGGACATCGGTATATTGAGGGCAGACGGAGGTGCTGTAGCTAACGCATTTCTCATGCAATTTCAAAGTGATTTGTTGCAAGCGGATGTTGAACTATCCAAATACCATGAGACGACTGCACTCGGGGCCGCCTATCTCGCAGGTATGGCAACTGGATTCTTTGGAACACTCGAAGATGTGGAATCATTATGGACAAAAGATAAAACGTATTCACCTTTAATGCCAGAAGAAGAACGTGACCGCTTATATACTGGATGGCAAAAAGCGGTGGAGGCTACACGCATCTTTAAACGTTGA
- a CDS encoding YneB family resolvase-like protein: MTGQHEKCVIYCRVSTEKETQEMSLTRQEEELVDLAAELGLDHVATFKDKHSGFDIDREGLLSLLDYIRDEEVDAVLIQDETRLGRGNARMAVLHLLAKTDTAIYSHNDSGPIALNEMDTMLLEILAIVEEYQRKLHNAKIKRGMKRAVREGYRPERNLKNRGNAEGRERIEVPIGEIVSLREKGLTYEEITGVLKGLGHDISKATVHRRYKEYEVEQEG, translated from the coding sequence ATGACTGGACAGCATGAAAAATGTGTCATCTACTGCCGGGTGAGCACTGAAAAAGAAACACAGGAAATGTCGCTGACGAGACAGGAAGAAGAACTAGTGGACTTGGCAGCTGAACTTGGTCTTGACCATGTTGCAACATTTAAAGATAAGCATAGCGGTTTTGATATCGACCGTGAAGGGCTTCTAAGTCTTCTGGATTACATTCGTGATGAAGAGGTCGATGCGGTTCTGATCCAAGATGAGACACGACTTGGACGGGGAAATGCACGGATGGCAGTGTTGCATCTACTGGCAAAAACAGACACTGCGATTTATTCGCATAATGACAGCGGGCCAATAGCGCTTAATGAAATGGATACAATGCTACTCGAAATTCTAGCCATCGTTGAAGAATATCAGCGTAAATTACACAATGCAAAAATCAAACGGGGCATGAAACGTGCGGTAAGAGAAGGATATCGACCGGAACGCAATTTGAAGAATAGAGGCAATGCAGAAGGCCGTGAGCGAATTGAAGTGCCGATAGGTGAAATTGTTTCGTTGAGAGAAAAAGGGCTGACTTACGAAGAAATTACAGGGGTTCTGAAAGGGCTCGGGCATGATATCAGCAAAGCTACGGTACATCGCAGGTATAAAGAATATGAGGTTGAGCAGGAAGGCTGA
- a CDS encoding trimeric intracellular cation channel family protein, translating to MAWDVFSFIGTAAFAISGAIVAMEEEYDIFGVYILGMVTAFGGGAVRNVLIGVPVSVLWDQQFLFFVASILITIIFFFSRYLLSHWNRWGNYFDAIGLAAFAIQGAMLAISLNMSLYAVMVAAVLTGAGGGVIRDLLAGRKPLVFKRDIYAVWAALAGLIVGLGLFKSDLALYALLVMTAGLRIFSLVFQWKLPNGKIH from the coding sequence GTGGCTTGGGATGTTTTTAGTTTTATCGGTACGGCAGCATTCGCTATCTCGGGCGCAATTGTTGCGATGGAAGAGGAATATGATATTTTTGGCGTTTATATATTGGGTATGGTCACTGCTTTTGGCGGTGGTGCAGTTCGTAATGTTTTAATAGGTGTGCCTGTCTCTGTATTATGGGATCAGCAATTCTTATTTTTTGTAGCAAGTATTTTGATAACCATTATTTTCTTTTTTTCTAGGTATCTTCTTTCACATTGGAATAGATGGGGTAATTACTTTGATGCAATCGGATTGGCTGCATTCGCCATTCAAGGCGCCATGCTAGCCATATCACTGAACATGTCACTTTATGCAGTTATGGTTGCAGCAGTTTTAACAGGAGCTGGCGGTGGTGTCATCCGTGACTTGCTCGCAGGAAGGAAGCCACTCGTCTTCAAACGGGACATCTACGCAGTGTGGGCTGCACTCGCCGGTCTTATAGTCGGCCTCGGGCTATTTAAGAGTGATCTGGCACTTTATGCGTTACTCGTGATGACAGCCGGTCTTCGCATTTTCTCGCTTGTTTTCCAATGGAAACTGCCTAACGGAAAAATTCATTAA
- the lexA gene encoding transcriptional repressor LexA encodes MKKISKRQEDILSFIKSEVKQKGYPPSVREIGEAVGLASSSTVHGHLARLESKGFIRRDPTKPRAIEVLDPEGLETLKPGVLHVPLVGKVTAGLPITAIENIEEYFPLPESFGTSEDKLFMLEIVGNSMIEAGILNGDYVVVKQQQTANNGEIVVAMTDEDEATVKRFFKEKDYFRLQPENASMDPIILDNVSILGKVVGVYRMIH; translated from the coding sequence ATGAAAAAGATTTCGAAGAGACAAGAAGATATTTTGTCTTTCATTAAATCAGAAGTGAAACAAAAAGGTTATCCACCATCCGTAAGAGAAATTGGCGAGGCTGTCGGTCTTGCATCAAGCTCAACTGTTCACGGCCATCTAGCTCGTTTGGAAAGCAAAGGCTTCATTCGAAGAGATCCGACAAAACCAAGAGCAATCGAAGTACTCGATCCGGAAGGTTTGGAAACATTAAAGCCAGGTGTTCTTCACGTGCCTCTTGTCGGTAAAGTTACGGCTGGACTGCCCATCACAGCTATTGAAAATATCGAGGAGTATTTCCCCCTTCCTGAATCCTTCGGTACTTCAGAGGACAAGCTGTTCATGCTTGAAATAGTAGGAAACAGTATGATTGAAGCCGGAATTCTCAATGGAGACTACGTTGTCGTCAAACAGCAACAGACAGCAAATAACGGGGAGATTGTTGTTGCGATGACTGATGAAGACGAAGCTACAGTCAAACGCTTCTTTAAGGAAAAAGATTATTTCCGCCTGCAACCTGAGAATGCTTCAATGGATCCTATCATTTTGGATAACGTTTCTATTCTTGGTAAAGTAGTCGGCGTTTATCGCATGATTCATTAA
- the miaA gene encoding tRNA (adenosine(37)-N6)-dimethylallyltransferase MiaA: MTGLKKMRNYPEVIAIVGPTASGKTALSIELAKKIGGEIINGDAMQVYKGLNIGTAKITKEEMDGIPHHLFDVKVPDESFSVAEYQSEVRKWITDIRDRGKIPIIVGGTGLYIQSVLFDFRFTEEAADLEVRTRLERELAEEGAAFLYAKLVEIDPTGAEKIHPNNHRRLVRALEIIEVTGKTKGDHEDGAGRVPLYEHHIIGLEMDRDLLYERIGQRVDLMMEKGLLEEANRLWEEGIRGVQSVQAIGYKEIHQYIEKKLLLDEAVELIKKNTRNYAKRQMTYFRNKLDISWFNAELGTDEIVKGILAILKDFDHAGRIK; the protein is encoded by the coding sequence ATGACTGGATTGAAAAAAATGAGAAATTATCCTGAAGTGATTGCAATAGTTGGACCGACAGCGTCGGGCAAGACGGCTTTAAGTATCGAACTCGCCAAAAAAATAGGCGGGGAAATCATTAATGGTGATGCGATGCAAGTATACAAAGGGCTTAATATTGGGACGGCAAAAATTACGAAAGAGGAAATGGATGGCATTCCGCATCATTTATTCGATGTAAAAGTACCGGATGAATCTTTTTCCGTCGCCGAATACCAAAGCGAAGTGCGCAAATGGATTACCGATATACGAGATCGTGGAAAAATACCAATCATCGTAGGGGGTACAGGATTATACATTCAATCTGTACTGTTCGATTTTCGTTTTACAGAAGAAGCGGCGGATCTTGAAGTAAGAACTCGATTAGAGCGGGAACTGGCTGAAGAAGGTGCCGCTTTCCTTTATGCAAAACTTGTTGAAATCGACCCCACGGGTGCAGAAAAAATTCATCCAAACAACCATCGCCGGCTTGTACGGGCACTGGAAATCATTGAAGTGACAGGTAAGACAAAAGGTGACCACGAAGACGGGGCAGGACGTGTACCGCTTTATGAGCATCACATCATCGGACTTGAAATGGACCGTGATCTCCTCTATGAACGAATCGGTCAACGTGTCGATTTAATGATGGAAAAAGGCCTTCTGGAAGAAGCGAATCGATTATGGGAGGAAGGAATTCGCGGAGTACAATCTGTCCAAGCAATTGGTTATAAGGAAATTCATCAATACATCGAAAAAAAATTGCTACTAGATGAAGCCGTTGAATTGATCAAGAAAAATACACGCAATTATGCTAAACGGCAAATGACCTACTTCCGTAATAAACTAGATATCTCCTGGTTCAATGCAGAATTGGGTACAGATGAAATTGTAAAGGGAATTTTGGCAATCTTGAAGGATTTTGATCATGCGGGTCGAATAAAGTAA
- a CDS encoding alpha/beta hydrolase codes for MREATLEMSDGFLVHAIVMKPAGKPVGHIHLLHGMAEHIARYEEFAEYLVGKGYIVSGHDHRGHGKTAKMNGIKGHFADENGFDRVVQDAYEVISNLRGQYPSPRFILFGHSMGSFVARRYVQLHGSEVDSAIFSGTGGDPGASRFAGQAVAYLRGKKNGLDQPDNFLNKLVFGGFNKSVDKPKTPFDWLSTDTEAVEKYIVDPACGIVPTTQFFADLFKGLGEIHATDEINKIPKELPLFLFSGSEDPVGDNGKGVWSVAKQYDNAGIEDVTLFLFEGGRHEMLHEKKRQHVFKAVYDWIEKNEKLS; via the coding sequence ATGAGAGAAGCGACACTTGAAATGTCAGATGGTTTTTTAGTCCATGCTATCGTGATGAAACCTGCAGGCAAACCGGTCGGACATATCCATCTGCTTCACGGTATGGCCGAACATATTGCCAGATATGAAGAATTTGCAGAATATCTCGTGGGGAAAGGATATATCGTATCCGGTCATGATCATCGAGGACATGGTAAGACTGCTAAAATGAATGGAATAAAAGGTCATTTTGCAGATGAAAACGGCTTTGATCGTGTTGTTCAAGATGCTTATGAAGTCATCTCGAACCTGCGGGGACAATATCCATCCCCGCGTTTTATTCTGTTCGGTCACAGTATGGGATCATTCGTTGCTCGGAGGTATGTTCAACTCCATGGCAGTGAAGTGGACTCGGCGATATTTTCAGGGACAGGCGGAGATCCTGGAGCCAGCCGTTTTGCAGGACAGGCAGTTGCTTATTTGCGTGGCAAGAAAAACGGTCTTGACCAGCCAGATAATTTCTTGAATAAGCTCGTTTTCGGAGGTTTCAATAAATCAGTAGATAAGCCAAAAACACCTTTTGATTGGCTATCCACGGATACTGAAGCTGTCGAGAAGTACATTGTGGATCCTGCTTGCGGAATAGTCCCGACAACGCAGTTTTTTGCAGATTTATTCAAAGGGCTTGGGGAAATCCACGCCACAGATGAAATAAATAAGATCCCGAAAGAACTTCCTCTTTTCCTCTTTTCAGGGAGCGAAGACCCGGTGGGGGACAATGGAAAAGGGGTTTGGAGTGTAGCAAAGCAATATGATAACGCGGGTATAGAAGACGTTACGTTATTTTTATTCGAAGGCGGCAGGCACGAAATGCTCCATGAAAAAAAACGTCAACATGTGTTCAAAGCCGTTTATGACTGGATTGAAAAAAATGAGAAATTATCCTGA
- a CDS encoding methionine gamma-lyase family protein, whose translation MLTEQDDLLFEDAEAIEEKLAPFFKGIEKTAFYNQRKVLAAFRKNTVSDFHLTGSTGYGYDDAGRDVLEQVYADVFGAEDCLVRNQIISGTHAISISLFGILRPGDELLYITGKPYDTLDSIVSGKGKDTGSLHDYGITYKHIDLNEDGTVNFEEVVKNMHDKTKIVAIQRSKGYSDRPSFMVDEIGEMVLQVKAVNPDVVVFVDNCYGEFVEEKEPTEVGADLMAGSLIKNPGGGLARTGGYIAGRADLVEKCAYRMTSPGLGAEAGASLDTLREMYQGFFLAPHVVSQAVKGALFTAALLESFGLDTSPHFTEKRTDLIQTVSFKNADQMIAFCRSIQENSPINAHYAPEPSYMPGYTDDVIMAAGTFIQGSSIELTADGPIRPPYTAYVQGGLTYEHVKVAVLSSIGKLVRENLIGK comes from the coding sequence ATGCTTACTGAACAAGACGACCTCTTATTCGAGGATGCGGAAGCAATCGAAGAGAAATTGGCACCATTTTTTAAAGGAATCGAAAAAACTGCTTTTTACAATCAACGGAAAGTGCTTGCTGCGTTCCGTAAAAATACGGTGAGCGATTTTCATCTGACAGGCTCAACAGGTTATGGCTATGATGACGCGGGTCGAGATGTATTGGAACAAGTATATGCTGACGTTTTTGGAGCGGAGGATTGCCTTGTGCGCAATCAAATCATATCCGGAACACACGCAATCTCCATCAGCCTTTTCGGTATTCTAAGACCGGGTGATGAACTGCTCTATATAACAGGGAAACCTTATGATACATTGGATTCCATTGTATCGGGAAAAGGGAAGGATACAGGTTCGCTACATGATTACGGCATTACTTATAAACATATTGATTTGAATGAAGATGGGACAGTTAATTTTGAAGAAGTCGTGAAAAACATGCACGATAAAACGAAAATAGTAGCCATTCAGCGCTCGAAAGGTTACTCCGATCGGCCGTCTTTCATGGTGGATGAAATCGGTGAAATGGTCCTTCAAGTGAAAGCTGTCAATCCGGATGTTGTCGTTTTTGTCGACAATTGCTATGGTGAATTTGTTGAAGAGAAAGAGCCGACCGAAGTCGGTGCTGATCTGATGGCGGGCTCGCTGATTAAAAATCCAGGCGGCGGTCTTGCAAGAACAGGCGGTTATATTGCAGGCCGTGCCGATCTCGTTGAAAAATGTGCGTACCGCATGACCTCTCCAGGCCTTGGCGCAGAAGCAGGAGCATCCCTTGATACACTACGGGAGATGTACCAGGGATTTTTCCTGGCCCCTCATGTTGTCAGCCAAGCTGTAAAAGGTGCGCTATTCACAGCCGCACTCCTTGAAAGTTTCGGGCTCGATACATCCCCGCATTTCACGGAAAAAAGAACAGATCTAATTCAGACCGTCTCATTCAAGAATGCGGACCAAATGATTGCATTCTGTCGATCCATTCAAGAAAACTCGCCCATCAATGCGCACTACGCCCCCGAACCGTCGTATATGCCAGGCTACACAGACGATGTCATCATGGCAGCAGGGACTTTCATCCAAGGTTCCAGCATCGAGCTGACTGCAGACGGCCCAATCAGACCGCCTTACACTGCGTATGTCCAAGGAGGCTTAACATACGAGCATGTAAAAGTGGCTGTATTATCTTCTATAGGTAAACTTGTTCGTGAGAACTTAATCGGCAAATAA
- a CDS encoding glycerol-3-phosphate dehydrogenase/oxidase — protein sequence MLSAITRPKVKQFMSDYQFDVLVIGGGITGAGIALDAVTRGLSVALIEMQDFAAGTSSRSTKLVHGGLRYLKQLELKIVAETGRERDIVYQNAQHVTVPERMLLPFHKGGTFGKYTTSAGLFAYDMLAGVKKDERREMLTAGETLEMEPLLKRDGLLGGGHYVEYRTDDARLTIETMKKAVEKGALCLNYVKAEDFIYEEGRVTGAIVKDMHHGDTFRIHALAIVNATGPWVDEVRGKDELSNSKRLRLTKGVHIVIDRSIFPLRQAVYFDAPDKRMIFAIPRGEKAYIGTTDTFFDGEKSSPLATEEDITYLLSTVRHMFPTTVVTRQDVESTWAGVRPLIYEDGKDPSEISRKDEIWEAGSGLITIAGGKLTGYRKMAETVVDLVVKRLALHSTDPCITEHLPLSGGDFGGIQKFELFIESKANEAELFGLTKEEGRRLASFYGTNVDTVFIYAHALETADSDIPITLKAEVFYSVHHEMTLTPSDFFIRRKGALYFDIHYVELVKGKVTNYMAKLLGYNQVEKMRHLQELDRHIAEAKVKDGAPR from the coding sequence ATGTTATCAGCGATTACAAGACCTAAAGTGAAACAGTTTATGAGCGACTATCAATTCGACGTCCTTGTCATAGGCGGCGGTATCACCGGGGCAGGGATTGCACTGGATGCAGTGACACGCGGCTTATCGGTGGCGCTAATTGAGATGCAGGATTTTGCAGCAGGAACCTCCAGCCGGTCGACAAAGCTTGTTCATGGCGGCTTGCGCTATTTGAAGCAGCTCGAACTGAAAATTGTTGCCGAAACAGGACGGGAACGTGATATTGTCTACCAAAATGCGCAACATGTAACTGTTCCTGAGAGGATGCTTCTGCCGTTTCACAAAGGAGGCACGTTTGGAAAATATACAACTTCTGCGGGGTTATTTGCGTATGACATGCTAGCTGGTGTGAAAAAAGATGAACGCCGTGAAATGCTGACAGCCGGAGAAACATTAGAAATGGAACCACTGCTAAAACGTGATGGGCTACTTGGCGGAGGCCACTATGTCGAATACCGCACAGACGATGCGCGGCTGACGATTGAAACGATGAAAAAAGCTGTGGAAAAAGGCGCGCTTTGCTTGAATTATGTAAAAGCGGAAGACTTTATCTATGAAGAAGGAAGAGTGACGGGGGCCATCGTTAAGGATATGCATCACGGAGATACGTTCCGTATTCATGCCTTGGCCATCGTAAATGCAACCGGTCCATGGGTAGATGAAGTACGCGGGAAAGACGAGCTTTCCAATTCAAAAAGATTACGCCTGACGAAAGGCGTTCATATCGTTATCGACCGTTCGATTTTCCCGCTTCGTCAAGCGGTTTATTTCGATGCACCGGACAAAAGAATGATTTTCGCTATTCCGCGAGGGGAAAAGGCGTACATCGGTACGACAGATACGTTTTTTGATGGAGAGAAATCATCACCGCTCGCAACGGAAGAAGATATTACTTATCTCCTGAGTACGGTGCGCCATATGTTTCCAACCACGGTTGTTACTCGACAAGATGTTGAATCGACATGGGCTGGTGTCCGACCGCTGATTTATGAAGATGGCAAAGACCCGTCCGAAATTTCGAGAAAAGACGAAATCTGGGAAGCGGGCAGCGGTCTTATCACAATTGCAGGAGGAAAACTGACTGGCTACCGTAAAATGGCGGAAACCGTCGTTGACTTGGTTGTCAAAAGGCTGGCATTGCATTCAACCGATCCATGTATTACAGAACATCTTCCATTATCAGGCGGTGATTTCGGCGGTATCCAAAAGTTTGAGTTGTTCATTGAGAGCAAAGCGAATGAAGCGGAGTTATTCGGACTAACGAAAGAAGAAGGAAGACGACTTGCCAGTTTCTACGGAACGAATGTCGATACTGTTTTCATCTATGCTCACGCGCTTGAAACCGCTGATTCGGATATACCGATTACATTGAAAGCAGAAGTTTTCTATTCGGTTCATCATGAAATGACGCTTACCCCGTCAGACTTTTTCATCAGAAGGAAGGGTGCTCTTTATTTTGACATCCATTATGTAGAACTCGTCAAAGGAAAAGTGACAAATTATATGGCGAAACTGCTTGGTTATAACCAAGTAGAAAAAATGCGTCATTTACAAGAACTGGACCGCCATATTGCCGAAGCAAAAGTGAAGGATGGTGCACCCCGATGA
- the yneA gene encoding cell division suppressor protein YneA, translated as MTFIKKNNYVLLIIVLCIGFAIIGANKYGQEQAITTITITEGDTLWDLAYLHSENVPADKWIKEVMSLNDLSSATIKKGEDLLLPVVRTVEKNKTQLAGVNR; from the coding sequence ATGACTTTTATTAAAAAAAATAACTATGTTCTGCTTATTATCGTTTTATGTATAGGTTTCGCAATCATAGGTGCAAATAAATATGGACAAGAGCAGGCAATTACAACAATCACCATTACAGAAGGAGATACCCTTTGGGACCTCGCATATCTTCATTCCGAAAATGTGCCTGCAGATAAGTGGATCAAAGAGGTAATGAGCTTAAATGACCTATCATCTGCTACTATTAAAAAAGGGGAAGATTTGCTTCTGCCTGTTGTACGAACCGTTGAAAAAAATAAAACACAATTGGCTGGTGTTAATCGATGA
- the hfq gene encoding RNA chaperone Hfq — protein sequence MKQGSMQEIFLNSLRKNNTFVTVFLLNGFQLKGLIKSYDNYTVLLESDGKQQLIYKHAISTYVPSKPVILKDETV from the coding sequence ATGAAACAAGGAAGCATGCAAGAAATCTTTTTAAACTCGTTACGTAAGAATAATACATTTGTAACGGTATTCTTACTGAATGGATTTCAATTGAAAGGACTTATTAAATCGTATGATAATTATACCGTCCTGCTTGAATCAGACGGCAAGCAACAACTGATTTATAAACATGCGATTTCCACATATGTCCCATCGAAACCGGTTATATTAAAAGATGAAACGGTGTAA